In the Clostridiales bacterium genome, TATTACTGCCAGCAAATCGTCCTGTTTCAATATAGTATACTCTTGATCTTCAATTTTTACATCGGTTCCTGCATATTTTGAAAATATAACCTTGTCTCCTACCTTAACATACATTGTGACTTCTTTCCCATCTACAACACCGCCAGGACCTACTGCAACAACCTCAGCCATCTGTGGTTTCTCCTTAGCAGTGCCTGGAAGAACAATACCGCTTTTTGTCTTCTCTTCTGCTTCTATCTTTTTTATAACTACTCTGTCGCCCAATGGTTTTATGTTCATGATTTAACCTCCTATGTATTATTATACTTTATTTCATCAATTATTAGCACTCGATTATAGCGAGTGCTAACCACAAATAATATGATAAATAAACAGGCAGATATTATCAAGCACTGCAAAACAAATACAGCAAGCATATTATGGCTTTATATCGTGATATGCAATATTATGCATCTACTGCGCCTTATTGCTTCACATTTCTTATTTATGCTTAATATTGCATGTAAATTGCTATGTTCTCGATAATATTTCGACTTTTTTTACACCGTCGAGTGATTTTAAATTATTCACTAAATCCGCGAGATTTTTTTTCATTTTAATGGTTTCTATGGAAATTGCCACTATGGCAATACCATTTACAGGTATATTCTGATTTATAGTTAGTATGTTTGCACCGCTGTCCGCCGTACAGTCAAGTATGCGCGAAAGTATCCCGGGTTCGTTTTTCAGGCTTAATGAGAATGTTACAATCCTTGTCCTTGTATTTTCATAAAATTCATAAACGCTGTTCTTGTATTTATAATATGTGCTTCTGCTTATATTAAGCTTATTGCATGCATCATTTATAGAAATATGCATATCCGTTTCAAGCAATTTCTTCACATCGACGACTTTTTTAAAGACTTCAGGCAGAACGGATCCTTCGACTATATAATATTTTAGCTCCATTTTAATTGCCCCTTTTATGAATTAGAATATGAAATGTAATCCTGCAGATAAATGTTAAAGAAAAATCTATCTACGAATATATTATCAAATTTGCATCTTCATTTCAAAAAAATAGCAATAATTTTTTTTGAAAAATGGGGAATAATAGACTTGAAGCCGAAGTTTATCAAAAACACGGGGGAACCAATAAAGGGGTGAATCGCAAAATGCGTAGGTTATGCCTTTACCGAATCCGTCAGCTAACCTCGTAGGCAAAAGGAGGTTCATATAATGGATAAAAATGTATTGAGTTTTTTTATTCCGGCGATTACCGGGTTGCTGTTTGCAGGTACTGTAAGCGCAAAAAACCTGGACAGCAGTTATTTAAGGATATTCACACCGTATCATGACGTGAAAGGTGTATTTTCAAATAGCGCTGAAAGGCAGTTTACCGATGATGAAATCGATTTGATTGCAAAAATAGTGCAGGCTGAAAGCAATGGCGAGCCTTTTGAAGGAAAAGTTGCAGTCGCAAGCGTCGTACTAAACAGGTTAAACAGCCCGAACTTTCCAAAATCCATTTATGATATTGTTTACCAGAAAAA is a window encoding:
- a CDS encoding ACT domain-containing protein encodes the protein MELKYYIVEGSVLPEVFKKVVDVKKLLETDMHISINDACNKLNISRSTYYKYKNSVYEFYENTRTRIVTFSLSLKNEPGILSRILDCTADSGANILTINQNIPVNGIAIVAISIETIKMKKNLADLVNNLKSLDGVKKVEILSRT
- a CDS encoding cell wall hydrolase yields the protein MDKNVLSFFIPAITGLLFAGTVSAKNLDSSYLRIFTPYHDVKGVFSNSAERQFTDDEIDLIAKIVQAESNGEPFEGKVAVASVVLNRLNSPNFPKSIYDIVYQKNAFSCIKGGKINAKPDVEAYKAVNRALSGDDPTENALFFYNPKTASNKWMKSTSKYRAVIIGNHVFFR
- the groES gene encoding co-chaperone GroES yields the protein MNIKPLGDRVVIKKIEAEEKTKSGIVLPGTAKEKPQMAEVVAVGPGGVVDGKEVTMYVKVGDKVIFSKYAGTDVKIEDQEYTILKQDDLLAVIE